The stretch of DNA AAAGGTTACCACTCCAAATCCTGAAACACAAGATTTCTGGAGCCTGAGAGAAAATGCAATCTTAATTACATGCATCTGGCAGCAGGTCTGGGTTTCTTCCATACTGATTTTTGACTTCACAGCTGCCTTTTAACAGAGTAATTTACTCTGATGGTTACCACTTTAATAAAACCTTCCTGAAGATTTGCCAGAGAGAAAATGCCATCTGCCATTATTTTTATTGAGTACtctttttagttctttttaatTGTTAGACATAATATTTTTGCCCTTCTAGAAGTTCAATTGCTACATTCACCCCTCCATCCTGAGACTGGTGAGTATGGAAAAGAAAGTACCATGGGAAGCAGATGCATTGGAGGAAGAGACTGTCTGAGCCACATCCTTAGGTGTCAGGGAAAAGATTATAGGGTGGAAAAGATGAAAGATGATGGCTGCATTTAGGCTAAAGCTTTATATAAGTGTTGGTGTAAGAGCCTCTCTGCACTGCTAATGGCACAAGCAagtttccttcctgctgtgcctgatTTTATAGCTCGAGTGTTGCTAAAATTAAGCAAGAATTGTTGTGTTCTCCTTTTGATGCCACAATGAACTGGTCTGAACTGTCTCTGAGATTTTTATGAGGAAATGTGCTGGTCCCACtattgttttctgtgtgaatcAGAACTGACCTTGCAGATAACAACTTTGGATGACAAAAATCTCTGGCTTCTCTTTTAGTCTTGCAACTTGCTTTTTATCAGTATGAAATACGTACTCAACCCCAAAATCACACACGGAGAAACTGCCTTATGGATTCCAAAGTTCATTGCCTTCAACCTGGTCAGGTGCTATGGAAATAGATGTCTTTTGCATGACAAAGACTTCattgttaaaatttaaaaagaaaacccaaaatgttTAGAGAGGTCTGACCTAATGCAGAGTTGCACAGCAGCTCAAAAGCAGACTCATATTCTCATTGCAGAGAACACGAGATATAATTGAATAATGCCagttaaaagaatataaaacaACATAGCAAGTAATGAGTGTCGTGTAGACACCTTGTCCTAGTCATAAGGTAAAAGGGCAAGTGTGTCAACTATCATAGAGCACAAGGTGGTGGAGAGCAGAAGTCTTGTCCAAATGCTATAGAAAGAGCTGAAAGTGCAAGTAAACAGAGCAAAAAGGCTGTATGATGAcggaggaagaaggaaagtaaATTATAGCCTTGCATACAAAGTGCAGGAATAGTGAGACATTTAGAAAAGTAAAGGCAAGAGAAGGTGGATTTGTTCTCTTGGGAAGGGGAAGAGCTGCTTGCTAAAGGGACTGTTTCAGTTCCAGGTGTGGTAAAGGACGTGTGTGTCACAGAGCACCTGAAGCCCGAGCGGGCAGCCAGCTGTAACCAGGCCCCCGAGCTGCACTACTCCCTGGTGTACGACCAACAGCAGGCCGAGCTGCGCGTGGCCCTTCTGGAAGGTGAGGCACACATCTCCCGGCCTGAATGGGGCAAGACACCTGCTGATTACGCTTAGAAAAAGTTCCCCTCCTATCTTAAGACCAACAGGTGCCTCCAGGACCACTGGATGTTTCACTCCTTCTGGGCTTGCAGAACAGGAATACCTGTCAATGTCACTGCTTGAAGAGGGTGTAGCTTGGGAACAATTGTTTGCACAGCTTTGTCAGGAACCAGGATGGGCTCCTTCAGTCCCAGCCAAAGCAACctcttttttgcattttttcctttggggcAGAAGGAACGAGGTTACTATCTCCTTCCTCTCTATACCTTTCATTCTTCAACCTAATCCACTCCATATTGCCTTTTCCTCAAGTAAAGTCAAAGCCTGAGCTGGAGATACCAGACTTATTTTGAGGAAAGGCCCTCTGGCAGTGCCTGGCCAGGCAGCCAGGCTCCGTGTCACACTCTGACAACTGTAACAGCTTCTCCActcagggctggagcatcaTCAGTTCCTCTGGGAGAGTAAAATAAGCTGACTGAATAATTCATGCACAGTCTAGGTCTCTGTGGAAACCTAATCAAATCACACCCTCTGAGGCGAGCACTGAAAGGGTGCTGAACGGCAGCCACTGCTGTGGGcttcctgccagcagccagcccaCAGTTCCCCTCCAGGATGAACACCCACGCCAGCTGGCTGCCACCCTGGCACCCCAGTGCACGGGacctggctctgctcccctgaGAAGCCAGGAGAGCCCTGTGACCCATGGGTCCTGGCAGTTCAGGAGCAGCTGTCCTTGGACTGGCTGCAGTGAGGATGAGAGTCTTGCCCTCAAAGCCATGATATTCAATGACCCCTTGGAGGAGGGTGTAttcctcttgctgtggagaaggCAGTGCAATTCTGTTACTGAAACTGAAGAGGAGTGTGAAATGCCATTCTCACTCTAGGTTTTTCAGCATAAAAGGGACTTAAAATTAGGGATGAATGTCTCTTGACACAAGTCTTTTGGGCTTTGGGATGGCTTCTGATAGATTCATTTACCAGAGGTTGGACCAGCAGAATACAATAACCCTTAGACATCCCACGCTGGCCTGCAGGATGGGTGTGTGCCAAGGGAAGCTATATCCATCTCTGATGTCTGTGACTGaccttcctgcttttaaagCCATTGTAAGAAGCCTTTTTTGTGTGCAAAGATAAAAGTAAATGAGAACTGCCAATCCCTGTTTCACGCTGCCTTATttcagagctgttctgcatcTTTCAACAGAATGTGTTTCCTTGAACTCACCTGTTGCTCTCCCAAACACTGGCAGCATCCTTCTGCAGTAGCAGAAGGACAGGGACATTGTGCAGCCTGAGGAAAACACCACAGCGTGGCCTCACAGCTTAATCTGCCCCAATGCAGGCAGGAACAGGGGTCAATGTCTAtgcagctgttttattttatggctCTCATAAAACCAGCAATGTAGCCACAGATATTTCAGGGTTGTCTTTTGTGAGACGTCCTTACCACCcatcttttccagctctgcatgGCAGAATGAGTGGGGACCAAGATGCTGGCTGCCATTGCTACATACTGGGCACACTGGCGAGCAAGTCTGGTATTGCTGAGGCCCAGACAGAGCTGAAGAAGAAGGTACTTCACACCCTTTGGGAGGAAGCACTGCGATTCCCATTAACAGAGGAGGAGATGCCAGGAGGGACACTGACTCTCACTCTGAGAAACTGCGACAAGTTCTCCAGGCACAGCATTGTGGGGGAACTCAAACTGAACCTTGCTGAAGTGGAGGAATCCTTTGGGAAGGCCCAGTGGGAAAGGCTAAAGAGCCCAGAGAAGGTATGGACTCAGTCTGTGTCAGTAGTTCAGAAACCCTAATGATTAAGAGTTTGGACAAGAGAAACCCTTTTTCTAGATGGCTGCATGTGGGTGGGTGGCTTTATTTGTTTGGAGCAGGTTTAGAGGGGTGATGTGTGACTGCACAGATcactcagcacagctctgtgctggtcTGTAGCTCATCATATCAGAAGCCCTTCCATCTGTTGCTCCCAATAGTTAATGTGTCACAACTCCCTCAACTCCTCCCCAATTATATGACAATCTGACACTGGCATCTGTAATTCAAATGCTGTGTCTAGAAAAAGGTGTGTGAGCTTCTAAGAATTAGCAACACAGGACCAGAGTGGCAAGAGCTGAAATATCAGAGAGTGCCTACAGAGCCCAAGGGAGGGACTCTGCAAAGCTGGGTGTGGGTAGGGCATACAGTGGCACCCCAAGGAGCCTTAAGCTAGGAGTGGAATACATTGTTAGGAATGAAATACTGGGCTGAAGGACACTTATTCTTACTGGAATCAATCCTCTGCTATTTGTTCTGGGAGATGTCAAAATATCATTCATTGCATAGTGTTGGTTTCCTTAAACATCAAAACCTTTATTTCCTCCCTTATCCACATCTTGCCAGCTTCACAGACAGGGAAAATGGAGGGAAGGGTTCCAACAGTTCTTGAAGTGGGTACAGGGGATGCTTCATGTGCACTAATTTCTTGCATGTTTCCTCAGGAGCCTTTTCCCTGCCATGAACTAGATTATTCTTCTAGCAGCAGCAATTCACTTAACatggcagcaggatgctgcttctgctgctgcttgttcaTCACAAGTGGTACCTCTTGTAGTCTGCTGTGGTATGGCTGAGCAATGCAAAACAACACCAGCACCATCACTAAGCACgatgaaataaattattgcCTGTCACCATCAGGGGTGAGGGCTCTCCACCGAGCTGGCCATAGACACAGAGTACCGAGTTAGCACTTCTGATTTCCAGTGGTGCTGATTTATCTGATAACCACTTGAATACTAATTGGACTGTCCACactaaaaaaaatctgtcaggGACAGAGGCAGCAGACACAAATGCGTGGTCTGAATGAGTTTAGTAAACTTCACACATGAGACTGAATATTTGTCTAATAGCTGTAGCCCTCTAATAGCTGTAGCTGTAGCCCTCTCCCTCCATCCTGAAGCATCTGGTTTTTTAGCAATACCCAAGAAACAGCCTGTTCACAGCAATGATAAGTTGTTACTCCAGTGCACCTGATGGAATCTGGATATACTGGGAATTCTGCCTTGGTCCAGCTTCACAACCACACACAGAAACAGGACAGCAttcatttcttctccaggctgacagCACAAGGTTAACACCAGCAGTACTGCTGAACAGTGCCCCAGTTTGAGCTGAGGATGTGCAGTGAAAGCTGAATTTGCGTCATCTGGGACCTGAGAGAGCCAACCATTGCACAGATAGCTTATGTATACAGATCCTGAATCATTCATTGAGAACCAGAGAGGGAGGGAGTGAGGAAGAGCTGATCAAAAAAGAGGAGCTATTTTTGACAGCATTCATCCAGGAACAAAGTTACTGAGCTTTGTCAAAAGTGTGACATTTCCTTGAAATgccaggaaaggcagaaatttcGTTCTTACCTTCCCAGTAATTCTCCCACACACAAGggaaggagctcagagcagagcttaCAGCTAACCAGGTACTGCAATTAGCATTCAGGAATTCATTGAGTCCTGTGAGCAATGCAAAGAGTAGATACTGTAGACTGATATCCTTATCTtgtcttccttccctcccactgcTTTGCTAATGACAGTGATGATAGTGGGTTGATGATAGTGTGTCCTTGCATAGCAACTTCCCTTTTGTGATTTCGTGGTGCCCTGCACGTAATTCATTGGTGACCCCTTGTTGCTTTTTATCCATATCGAatagaaagaaatactgaagctCTGATGGTTGTCTGGATTTGCAGGATTGCAGCACAAAATGTAGGTTATGGATTTAATAggtaaaaggaaacaaagaaaacaaagccccGAAGTGGGAAGGAAAAGTACCTCTGGTTTGGTCTGTTCACGCAGAATTCCAGCAGAGACCAACCATtgtaggttttgttttcatgtggaTACAGGCTGGCCAAAAATTTGATCAGCACATCAGGAGCTAGAAAGTCATAAGCACAAGATGTGATCTGAGTAcaatgtgtgtgtttgtgcgTGTGTGCACATCTACAGAGCCCCAACCCCTCCCAATCTCCACTGCATCTGTCTGTGCCTGGAGCTACAGGAACCAAATTCTAGCCACGAGCTATAGAATGGTACCTGCTGAGATGTAGTGGggataaataaacaaacacagcttATGACATGCCTAAACTCTGGGTTTGCATTGGGGTGGTGTGCTTGTCCCTCGGTGTACAGTTCTTTTGTAGCGGGCAAACAGGCATTTGAAACTGCCTCTTTTTATGTGTGGGCTTTTTAAAGGTCCACTTAAATTTAAGACAGGATTCATGTAAGTGAAATGCATATGAGCCCTTCATTGCTACCTGAGTGCACAAAAAAAGATTCACTTGGGCTGACTTAGGATTGAATTTCAGGCTTCCTTGCTAATGGCTTCCTACCTGATTTGTGCAGGACAAATTAGTCATTTGAACCAGACAGTGATGACAGCCATGTTTTCTGGAGAGTCAGTCAGCTCAAGGGGAGCATACAGGGGCTTGTCCTTGCCTGTTTCGAATAACTGGTTGAAAACTgagtttgaaatatttatggCTCACTTAGTAACgacactgcagagcacagaaatggCCTGGAGAAGGGCTGTCTGTCCTCGAGGATGTAGAACATGCTAAGGAGCCCGGAATGAATTTGTTGAATTGACATTGGCTTTTTGGGACTCTTCTGGGTCATTAACCTCACACTAAACCAGATTTCTGTCACAAGCTCCCACTCACTGAGAGAATAACTGCTCCCCTTTCGTCCCTTGCCATGGGCTGTCAGCTCTGCACACAACGGTGTGGgatttctctccttccctgctggctcccaaaaaggaaacagcattACTCTCCCAAGGGAGAGCAGTGGTGGTGTGACTGTGTCCCTAGGCTTCATCAACAAGGGTTGCTTGTCCAGGGCAAGTGGAAGtaaggggaaagggaaagggaaagggaaagggaaagggaaagggaaagggaaagggaaagggaaagggaaagggaaagggaaaggaagtctcccacagggacagcagggagagctgctcaCATCCTGATGGAAGGCAGGTGGGAAGGAAGAGTAATgtactgtgtccagctcctggagaatttcagcttggctgggtttttttctcatacCAAATAGGGTGTCAGAGAAGGTGTAGCTCCAGCTCCAGGTCAGACTCAGCCCCAAGCATCacctctgctttcccagggagCCCTACACTcctgctgggcagtgcaggCTGGAGGCTGAGTCCAGTCAGAGCCTTCTGGGAAACGGAGCACCTGAAACCAAAAGTGAATTATGAAAAGAAGTAAAGTGGACATAAATACAGGGCAGCTAGGTGGTCTCTCAAAATAGGAATATCTGACTTTTTGCATTGTATGTCAGTCCCAAATCTTCTTCTGACTAAATATTCCACTAAAAGTTGACATCACGAAGCAGTTATTTTCCAGTGGCATAAGGATTCAGTAACTCACATTATCGGAGCCTTATGAGTAGAGGAGCCTCTCAGGCATCTTTGCCAGGTTTATTCTCATCCAGCGTAACTGGAAAGATCTCCTGTACAAAGACAGAGACAACTTGGTTGGTCCATCACCTTCCACCCATCAGTCTTCTACTGTTGTTTTCCTACTGTTCTGGCCAAgattatataaaaaattaacCCTTTCGGTGTCTCCATTTCCAGGAGCCATCCACAGGCCATGGGGAGGTTCTGCTCTCTATCAGCTACCTGCCAGCAGCTAATCGCCTGCTGGTGGTGATTATTAAGGCCAAAAACCTCCATTCCAAGCAGCTGAAAGATCTACTTGGCAGTGGTGAGTATGATAGCAAGGAAACAGAGACTGTTGTTTCTGCTGTTATGTAAATCTAGAAAGAAAGTGGGAAGGGTGatttttggcaggaaaaaaatagatgtcTGGATTAGAAAGCCAAAGAGATTTGAATCATTTCTAAAAAGTGAAAACCAAATACCGCCGTAATCAATATATCTTATGTTCTCTCTCTCAGTTTGATGTCACCAGTGTAAATTCTCTTGCATTTTTGCGTGCAGATTCAGGCatcacaatataaaaaaaataaggtatTAGAGAATGTCGAAAGGAGGGCCAtaaggatggtgaagggtctggaagaaaagccatatgaggagtggctgaggtcacttgctctgttcagcctggagaagagactgaggggaaagCTCATCGTCATCTTCAGcatcctcacaaggggaagtggaggggcaggcactgatctcttctctctctcgTGACCAGGGACAAGACTcaaggaaacagcatgaagctgagccaggggaggtttaggttggatattaggaaaatgtttttcacccagagggtggctgggcactggaacaggctccccagggaagggatcaccagcctgacagagttcaagaagtgtttggacaatgctcttgggcacgtggtgtgatttttggggtgtcctgtgcagggccaagagCTGGACTCAATTATACTGattggtcccttccaactcagcatattctagTCTATTCTAGTCTATTCTAGTCTATTCTGTGTTGCATACTCATTAATATGGTGTCTCTCTCCACTCCCTATACAGATGTTTCTGTCAAGGTGACACTGAGGCATCAGTCACTGAAGCTGAAGAAGAAGCAGACCAAACGTGCAAAACACAAGATCAACCCTGTGTGGAACGAGATGATCATGTTCGAGGTGCCTCATGAGCTCCTGCGTGCCTCCAGCGTGGAGCTGGAAATGCTGAGCCAGGATGGAGCTGGCCAGAGCCATGTGCTCGGCAAGTGCAGTCTGGGCTTACATGTCACAGGCACAGAGAGGAACCACTGGGAAGAAATGCTGAGGAACCCCAGGAAACAGATAGCCATGTGGCACCAGCTCCACATGTAGGCTCATCATGGTTACTGACAACAAGATTCCCACCAGGCCTCAGAGGCCGGGGGAATAAGCTGGATTTCACCTTCCACCTTCACCTCCACGAAGttgctcagcacagcactcTTACTACACCACCCTTCTCTGATTTTCCCACCCATTCAAGCCCAGGGAACTGTCTGGAAAACGTATTTAAAGGACAATCTCTCACCTAATCAAGTGGTTGTCTCAAACAAGGGGTTGGCAGCCTGGAttgtttgaattaattttatttgcctGCCCACACTTCTGAGAGGTCCCTAtttctgcagaggagcagaggggagtGCAGAAGAGCAAAGTTATCATGGAAATGTAAGCCCTTCATTGGCATCTAGCACTGTCACCCAAGTCCCTTGATGAGTGCTGGCTCCATAACCACAAACACACAACTGTTTTACCAATCCCTGCTTTTCATAATACTCTACAAGACTGAGCAATGAAGATCACAGTGCTGTCATGGCAGGCACAAAGAATCAGTatgaaagagagagggaagccAAAATGCAGTAAATGGATACCCAGAAAAAGATACAGAACtaagggagggagcagaggaagaagaaagggcGAGACAGTCAACACCCTCATCCTGTGCAGCCTTTGAAGCAAACACTGCCGAGCAAGAAGTCAAATACCTTCCTTTACTTTTGTTTCCTGGAGAGTTTGATACCTTGTATTTAAGATTAAtgaaaactgctgaaaacaCGAATGTTTCAGGACCCTTTAGCAGAATCTAAATGTATCTTCTATCTTTCTATGGTGTCATCCAGGAAGACCCTAAATATGGACAAAAAGTTATTGTTGATGTTACCTCCAAAAACTTGGACCAAATCTTTCTGTTTACTGCCAtcttttctgtttgggtttttcccaaGTTTCAAGTATGCTAATTATATTCCAGGCAACATCTAAAATTAGGCAAAACAAGTGGGATCATTCCATACCTTAGCAACTGTTAGATGGTTTTGGTTTGACAGTTAACTGTTGCACTCAAATACTCATACCAGCATTACTCAAAGGCAACTCTTATTAACTGCCGTGTATTTCATCACTTCCAGACAGAAGGAATTCACCAACCAGACAGACTCTCCAGggcttgtttttcctgtgcaCTTTCAAGATTTGATGTGGCTTAAATGTTACTTTTgactgtccttttttttttgtgtgtctaGATGGACTGAAAGTCTGGCGTTGGCAGTGATGATGTCATCACCCCAATAAGCACACTGCTTGTCCTACTACATTTTTTCAAGTAGTAGACACAACTTTAAGGGACTTCCATGGGGACAAGGCAtccaaaaatctgaaaacagaaCCATATAATCTGTAGCCCTGAAAATCTCAGAGGACTTCATATTTGCAGGGTCAGATTGCCCCTggtttaaatcaaaatattaagcTAAGCTTTATCTAGTATCCATCCCACTTTGATGGTGAAGTCAAATAAGCCAAGCAGCTTGTCAAGGGAAGGCTGCCATCCTGtcagcaaagggaaaacaccAGAACCAGTGTCTGAAAACTGGCTGAAGCACCAGGCACAATGGGTTATGAACAGGGAAATGAAGTCCAGCTGGAAGTCAGTAACTAGTGGTGACTGGGGCTAGTCATGAGACTGACACCACTTAACACCTTCATAAATGACCTAGACAGTGGGGCAGAGCATGGCCTCGGCAGGTTTGTAGATGATGCAAAACTGGGAGTAGTGATTGATACACAAGGCAGTTGTGCTGACATTCAGACAGATgctgagaggctggagaagagagCTAACAGCAACCTCCTGAAATTCAGCAATGAGAAGTGGAAATTCCTGCACCTGAGGAAGAACAATCCCTTGCAGCAGTCCAGGGGTGAGGGCCAACCATCTGTAAAGGAGCTTTCcagaaaaggacctgggtgtcctggtggacaccaagttgaacatgagccagcagcgTGGTCTTGCAGCAGAGATGGACAACAGTGCCTTGTGCTGCGTTAAGCAAAGCCAGCAGGTCAAAGGGGGGTGATTCTTCCTTTCaactcagcactggtgagggcacttctggagtgctgtgtctgctgctgggctcctcagtgaaaaaaaagatacGGAGTTTGTGGAAAGAGTGCAGCAAATGGCCGTGGAAAGAGTGCAGCAAATGGCCATGAAAAGGttgaagggactggagcatcttcTGTAAGAAGAGAGGTTGAGAGAGCTGGAACTGTTTATATCAATGTGTACCGACACCTGACCTGGGAGAGGACAAAAGAAGATGGAGACAGAATCTTTTCACTGgtgtccagtgacaggacaagagtCAAGGGCACAAGTTGCAATGTAGGAAATTCCATTtgaacacatgaaaaataccaagaaaaaaccccatttttttactgtgaggataatcaaacactggaacaagttggCAGGAGAGGATGTTGGGGGTCCCCATGCTTGGAGACAGTGAAAATTTGATGTGATACGGTGTGAACAACCTGCTCTAGATTATCCCATTTTGAGCAGGGGTGAGTGTGGACAATTATGATCTCCAGAGGCCCTTTCTATCCTCAGCAATGATACGATTCTGTGAAGATATTGACAAGGTTGATGCACACTGAAAACTGTTATCTTTACACTACTATTTCCTTTGTGGGTGGTGTAGACAGGAGTTACAGGATTATTTTGAAGAGAGCAATAAAATCAGCTTTGAGCAaccagagagacagaaaagctAACTATGCCCATGAATCTTACACCCAATATTTTAGTCTCTGATATTGATCTATTGGCTAGagggcaaaaaagaaaattggtttCTTGTTTTGCTCTATGGGGTTTTGTTTACTAACCAAAAGCTGTAGGATACTGTGAGTAAACTGGACACAGTGGTCTAGTTGATAGTGAATTTTTAGTGCTTACTGTGATCCAGATTCGCCTGTACATATACCTATAGGTTTGGAATAATTATTTCCATATAAGTGCAGAATTTATTGGAATGTTGGCCTAGTCCACATATAGGTTTCAGGCAGCACTGTGATTTTTTGGGGGATAATGATAAGAAGGATAACT from Corvus cornix cornix isolate S_Up_H32 chromosome 5, ASM73873v5, whole genome shotgun sequence encodes:
- the SYT13 gene encoding synaptotagmin-13 isoform X1, with protein sequence MVLSAPVIALGATLGTATSILALCGLTCFCKCKQPGKGLSEKDQEEEMENTKPSVLQPVQQFNVKKTAEPVQPRALLKFPNIYGPKPEVTSPEIVNYTQYSLKTTEEPATGKHTALDENRMKIQVNEELFVLPQNVPGVVKDVCVTEHLKPERAASCNQAPELHYSLVYDQQQAELRVALLEALHGRMSGDQDAGCHCYILGTLASKSGIAEAQTELKKKVLHTLWEEALRFPLTEEEMPGGTLTLTLRNCDKFSRHSIVGELKLNLAEVEESFGKAQWERLKSPEKEPSTGHGEVLLSISYLPAANRLLVVIIKAKNLHSKQLKDLLGSDVSVKVTLRHQSLKLKKKQTKRAKHKINPVWNEMIMFEVPHELLRASSVELEMLSQDGAGQSHVLGKCSLGLHVTGTERNHWEEMLRNPRKQIAMWHQLHM
- the SYT13 gene encoding synaptotagmin-13 isoform X2, which translates into the protein MVLSAPVIALGATLGTATSILALCGLTCFCKCKQPGKGLSEKDQEEEMENTKPSVLQPVQQFNVKKTAEPVQPRALLKFPNIYGPKPEVTSPEIVNYTQYSLKTTEEPATGKHTALDENRMKIQVNEELFVLPQNGVVKDVCVTEHLKPERAASCNQAPELHYSLVYDQQQAELRVALLEALHGRMSGDQDAGCHCYILGTLASKSGIAEAQTELKKKVLHTLWEEALRFPLTEEEMPGGTLTLTLRNCDKFSRHSIVGELKLNLAEVEESFGKAQWERLKSPEKEPSTGHGEVLLSISYLPAANRLLVVIIKAKNLHSKQLKDLLGSDVSVKVTLRHQSLKLKKKQTKRAKHKINPVWNEMIMFEVPHELLRASSVELEMLSQDGAGQSHVLGKCSLGLHVTGTERNHWEEMLRNPRKQIAMWHQLHM